The DNA region GAGATATTCACATTTAGAATCTGTAGGATTCAGTTGGAAgttgaaataattaagattaataAACAGAGGCAATTACTTTAGCTCCAGTTGTCCTTTAGCTCAGACATTTGCTCTgtaaagggagagaaaacaatTCCTACAGATACAGaagtgtttttcttcctcttctgataTATTGTATCTTGAAAGTAGtaagattgggcgcctgggtggctcagttggttaagcgactgccttcggctcaggtcatgatcctggagtcccgggatcgagtcccgcatcgggctccctgctcggcagggagtctgcttctccctctgaccctcctccctctcatgctctctgtatctcattctctctgtctcaaataaataaataaaatctttaaaaaaaaaaagaaagtagtaagATTTATAGTTATATCATGCTTAGAGGagggtgtgtttgtgtatgtcAATGAAGTGCAGGACAGGTTTCTTCCTAAAACTCAGAATGTCACTTTTTAGTATTTGTGTGCATTATCTGTCTTCTGAGAGTAATGTTTGAGTGATAAAGTAATATTCTGTGAGGTGTATTAGAAATGTATACATAGTAGCAGTATTCTTTCGTTTTCTTAAACCTATGCTAATTTAATAGTGAAATTTTGTAGTTGAGCagtaaaaaatgggaaaacaaacccaaaatctAAAATCAGCTAGAAGGATTTTACCAACTCATCCCAAAACAATAGGTGACTAACCAGTAGAGTGAATAAATAGTGTTACTTTTGTTTGTTAGAAATGATCCAGTTGTGCTTCACATAgccaccttttttaaaatttctaactgCAACAGGCCTATTGTTTACAGATGTATCTCCGTGCCCAAAGAAGCAAGAGATAAGCAGTAATGCTTAGAGTTTTCTAAGGTTTTGCCCACCAGATATAAACAgttaaaatggagaagaaaaatagcAGAGGGATCAgatttcctctcttttcccttctctttatttgCACCTAACATTAGGTGCCCCTCCAGTGTTAGAAAATGGTTATGAAGCCTTCCTTGACAGAGATGAAGAATAATCAGAGAATAGTAGAATAGAGGACAGGCCATTTTTGCTTAGCTCTTTAGACCTTACAGCAGGtgtcatatgtgaaatatatagcAGAATAACATAGTGGTTGAGATCATGGTCTTAAAGGTGGAACTCTTTTCCATCTGCTtttttactagctgtgtgatcttagctATTTAACTTCTTGCATGAGTCTTCCTTTCCCATCTCTTAGTGTTATTTGTAAGGATTCTATGAGATCatgtatgtaaagtgtttagTACCAGGCATATAGTGTATGCTCTATCAGTAAATAGTTCCTGCTGCCCTTCTTGGTAGTATTTTTATAGGGGTTTTGGTTAATAGATGTCAGTAAGATTCCAGTTGAGATTATATGATTCTGCTGTATACTAAGAGGtgagaaatttaaattatttgcttGAATTAGAATTTCATCACCTATAATCTTGATCAAAACAAACTAGTGTAACTCTTGAAAGTTTTGGTATTTTTAtcccttaaaatatttattaacactTTGAGCATAAAGATTATAGTTgttcctgaatttttttctttgaccaaaTGCAgtgcaaatataatttaaaattatattttcatgtgtaataaaaaaatcatatggtACTGGGCATGAATAAGGCACAGTTAATACTTGGTGAGATGTTGAAATatcataatataaaaattcatattttctgaAGAATTAATCTTGCATACTGAGAGTGGAgggacaaaaataaattaataaaacatttattttagggcacctgggtggctcagtcgttaagcatctgccttcgggtcaggtcatgatcccagggtcctgggatcgagccctgcatcgggctccctgctccgcaggaagcctgcttctccctcccccagtccccctgcttgtgttccctctcttgctgtgtctttctctgtcaaataaataaataaaatctttaaaaaaaatttattttaaaataaagattttcagcAGTAGTAGGAAACTTTATTTGATCCAGTGTTCTTTGAGAACGCAGTGTTATCAGCTTACTATCAGTTCTTAAAGTATTCTCAGGGATATTGAAATGATTTGAAATTGATGTCTGAGCTGGGAGAAACTTAGTTATCTGTTAAGAATTCtgtttctcggggcacctgggtggctcagttggttaagcgactgacttcggctcaggtcatgatcctggagtcccaggatcgagtcccacattgggctcccagctcggcggggagtctgcttctccctctgaccctaacccctctcatatgctctctctcattctctctctctcaaataaataaataaaatcttaaaaaaaaaaaaaaagaattctgtttctCGTTAAGTCTGctttttaaacttgaatttttccagaaggaaaatactatcttttaaaaatcctacacTGTAATCATAACTTAGGCAAGTAATGCTTGGGTTATGTTTCTGGATGCATACCTGTACATGCATACCTGTATACACATATaccccctctcctttttttctaacCTCTTAAGTGTAAATGAATTACTCTACATTGAAGAAAGAATTACTTTGGTCTCTCATCAGCCTTATCTAATTTGGTATTATCCTCTTATGTGTGATTATTTAATAACTTTGGCATTTAGTAATTTTAGTCTTTTTATAATCATAtagaataaagtgaaaaatgaacTTAACCAAGAGCTGGGGGTGTTATATAGCTTGGCTTTCAAAATTACTCTTATGTATTCTAGAATACTTAGATTACTAAACTGAAAATGGGAGATAAATTCAGTATAAATAGAATTCATCATACTAAATAAGTACTTAAATAGTTTCTGTGATTCTGAACTTTAACAATTATAAGAATTCTGTTTTGGTACAATTTCTCTTCAGAAGAGaatcaagaataaaaatggaTGTCATTAGAATTACGATAAATAATATCTTCATTAGATTAAGTTTTACAtacttttatgaaataaaaacacttaaactTAGCAGGTtactatttcttgattttaaaatttataatggaGCCAAACAAAATTACTGTGAAAATATTTGTACTCTAACACTcagtaaagatttttttgtttaccttttttttattaaaaacttggTAAAAGTGCATTGTATACATTGTCATCCTAGAATCAAGTGTTCATCAAACATTGGTAactttcccccatccctcccaaaaAAGGTTTGAAATTGGTGACGCAGAACAGTTGTCATCTACCAAATTAAAAACTGCAGGTTTGTAAACTTGGCACTCTGAGAAAGAAATAGGTGCCATAAAATGATTAAGTATTGGCATGTGTACACCTGCTGTCAGGAAATAAACTTCCCATATGTTGCAGTTTGGCAGACATGcatcttaaaaatgtattgaatgaAACTGCTGCTGCACTCtttattctgtatcttttttcaacagtacatttctctttttgcctGTAATTACTTTTGCTTCCGTTAGAGGAACGTGATATATTTTTACAGATATCCTTGAAGTTAAGTGGTAGTACTCCTTAAGAGTGCAGTAACTGATCTAGTAACTCATTGAAATACTAGCTTGGCCCTTAACACCAACGAGGAAACAAACTATTttgaaacatttacttttttttcttataaaaacttgAGCCTGAGACACATTGATTTATCACATTTTATCACATCATGTCAAAATAATTTCCCCCGATATATGTACTagtataagaaaatgaatatcccagttgtttttaaaaggtaaatactTAGGTGAGAATTGCACTGATGAAACAGCTGAACTTTATAAATGTGTTTATGGACTAATTCAACTAAATCTTATTGCATGGAATATAGTTTCAGAACCCTAGAATAGTCAGGTCAGAAAATTTGTCCTTTGCACAATTACAAAGTTTCCTTAAGATTGATagtattgttttatttacatttaattatatgttaaaatgaaaaactgattctaaaatgaaGGCTCTTTTGACTGTCTCCATTTCTTAagttaaaatttatgtggaaaatatATGCAAGTACATCTTATTGGCCCCTAACATAAGCCTTGAACCATTGATGTATGCATGCTTGTTATTGCATGTTAATACACAGAATCCCcttatacagttttttttttttaatagattcttttGGGATACCTTTTTGTTATAtaatgttgtatttttaattaccttcagaaattaaaaaaataatttttgaattccTTTATGTGATGAGTTTTAACTAAAACTTGTCCTATGGATGTAATCAGTTTTAACTATACATGCTTTTAGCAATATTTTACAGATtgcacatttgaaaaagaaattgtctGCTCTAGTGTAATTTACGGTGGCGATACCTGCCTGCCTTTTCTTTTGCTGCGTTGGCACAAGCATTGTGCTTATTTTGTTGTAAATGGTTCCAGTATTTTATCAGTTCACTAGGTTGGAACTGATGAGAGGTAATTAGGTGGCTGTATTTACAGCTCGAGTAAGAAACTCGCCAGTGATTGAACACAAACTCATTGGGAGGGGGCACAGGATCAATTCTCAGCTTGGCAAGACAGATCCCTACATATACATCTTCTAAGTGCAAACGACGGATACTTAAAGAAACTTTAAATATCTTCTCTGCCAGATCTCCAGAAAAAACATAACCAGTCCCAGAACAAAAGACAGGGTAGCGTTCACTTGGGTAGAGGTCTGGTGGCATGTACCACTTGCTATCTTTGTTCCGATTGGGTGCATATCCTCTCATTAGGTAACCAGTAAAATAGTTATGTCTGGGAGGCAGGTCTGGCTTCAGTAACTTATGTATTAAATATTCAGTGTTGACAAACATGTCACTGTCAGTTTTCATAACATATGGAATATGTGGACAGTATGTTGCAACCCAGTTCATGCCCATAAGTGTTTTAATTGTCAAATTGTAGTATGTATCTAAATATTCCTGTTGAATTATATCATGATACTGTCTGCTTTCTTCCAGTATTGCACGTTGAAGGTAGCCATTTAACTTAATATTTACGCCCAACAAAAAAATTCGTGTGATTTGGATACCAGGTGCTAGACTTTCATTGCCCCACGTTTGCCGAATAGCTCTTCTAGCTTCTGCTTGTCCAGGTTCTGCAGCTATTAGCAGTATTAAAAAAGGGCTTTTCTCCTGGCATTTTTCAGGTTCATTGATAATATATCTGAAATGGTAAGAATTTGGATGTCCGATACCTTTTTCATTGTAAATACTTCCATTGGCACTAAGGGTATTCTCCAGCCCTGTAACTCCTTGTGGCGACAGGTCTGTGTTATTGGAGTTAGTTGCTGTTTGAGGCCTCAGAGTTTGAGGGACTGTTTCTTTCCAAATGTTCCGGAGAGAGCTGTGGTTTGTCTCACTTTTTGTAGAACGAAATCCTCGGAAAGTATATGTCACGGGGTTTTCTTTAAATCCAGCTCTGCCTGGCAGCCAGTCATgatgattgaaaaataaaaacatagcaaACAGAAACACTAGAGAAAGTACACCAATAAGATGGGTACGGAACAGAGACCTCTTGGCATTCCAGCTCATCTTTGCAAAGCAGCAGTGTCTTCTCCTCCACTGAAGCATGTTGTAAATATCCGGTAACGGGATACGAGATAGTACTGATGGCTGaaaatgtttccttctcccaAATCGGTACTATTCTTtggtaatcattttttaaatcagccaCGTTGTCTCCCATGCAGTCATTCTATAAAgatgaaacataaaaatttataaaatgctaaatatttaCAGAACTGCCTGAAGAGAGACTTTGGATGTTAATAATATTAGGGCAAATAGGAATTTTTTAAGTTGTGACAATATGATAACCGAGGAATTAGTTTATAATTTGTTTACCCTTGGTAACATAACATCACTGAGAACAGGATGAACACTTCAAAGAGAGAAGTGATGGATTAATTTTCTTCCAGTTATTTCATTGTCTAGGTAGCTCTGGTCATTTGTACTTTTGACATGAGTTAAAGATTTAGAAGTTGTATGCATGTAGAAGAGAAGAATGTTACTAGATTCCTGAGAGAGGCCATGTAAGAAGGCCTGAGAGCAGATGGAAAATTTATTGGCATTAATTAAAATTGATTTGACATACCATTGGTGTTATGGTGCACAGTCAGCGGCCTTTTTTGTAAAATGGTCATGTATCAGTTGTGGGACAGACGGTGCAAGGTTGATTATGGCAGAGTTCTGTTAGTCACAGTACACTGCTTGGCATGTTTCCATTGGCCCCTACTGTGTTGGGAAAGTCAATGAGAAGATGCACctgtcaaaattaattttcaggGTCCAGTAACTTCAGTACAGGATTTTAAGACAgtaataaaagacaaacattttcaaatactttctgaTTTTAACCTTCCACTTCAAAGATGAGGTATTCAGGAGATCATTGTCCTTACTTAGActtaagattcatttttaaaatatagcaattATCTTTAATTATCTTTGGCCTTGGCAGAACACTTATCACATATCTCAGTTGAGTCTCCGTGTTAGAATTAAACAAAGAACTACTTTGAACAGTCCTTTCAGATTTCTTACAAAATATAGGCACTAGGTACTATCATATCCagctgtttaaaattttaaattttacaaaatgcattttgaaaGATTCTTGAATTTTGCTGTGTTCTACATTTGTGTGCAGaaaatttgttacatttttagGACTTCTGGCAGCATGATACTTAGAaccctagatttttaaaaagattatgagATGTCAGTATGGGAGGTTCATGATGCTACATATTGAAAACTGGTGGTGTTATCTTTGAACAAGATTTTTCAGTACATAGCACaaatttgttcatgtttttcagttctttgtttttctggatcAAGATGTGAGGGTAGAGGTGGGTAAAAGGAGCTATAACTTGATttctatttaaagagaaaaaacttgAGAAGGGGACTGataactaattttaattttttcaattttttaatgaaaattatttcttatgCAAAAGAAAACTAGTCAATTAAATTTAATGTAGTAGCGTTTATCTAAAAATCTGTGCATATATATCTATGTTTTGAATGATATTAAGAGATTCATACTTAATACCAAATTTGCTTAGCCTTGACATGAAACTTAATTATCTTGGGGAAATGGTATTTACATGGAAGTTCTCATATAATTGAATAATTACAGGAAAATTCACATATATAGTATGAAGTACTTTGAAAATACTGATTGAAAGGGTTAGACATGTATGAATGAAAGTACTATTCTAGCAGCAGCCACTAGGAGGAGCAAGTAGGTGGGAATTTGAACAAATTTCCAAAGTATAATAGTAAAGGCGCCAGCTTTTGATAATTTCTAGCATCTGAAATTAGGTAGTACTTTTAGAAGTTATGGttctcaaatgtaaaatattgttCAGTCATTGTGTGAGATAcaaacagtgtttttttttttaagtttggggtTTTAAAAACCTAGAACCTAGTTTGCTATTTATTAGAGTTTATTTACATAATCTTTAATTTCACATTGCTATAGTAAAGACCAAGGCTGTTCACCATCCAGCAAAACAGTTCTGCTGTGAACTAAACTGAAAATAAGCTGAGAGTTCTGATTTagaaactcacttttttttttccttcctgtatttGTAAATAGTTGGCCATTCTGTTTAGACCAGGAAACTctttctaaggttttattttcacatgaaatatttgataaatagtAACGATTCTTCCACGCCATAAAGAAGCCAGTAGATATAAGGGTTATGTGtataaagttaaaagaaacaaaagttgctttttaaatttatttggtaATCTATTTTAAACATTCTAAAACTAAGTTAAATATGTCACCTTTTTGTTGATATATGCTTGGTATCTGGTTGAAGTCCCAtcatttatgtcttttaaaagtGTAAATTTGATGGTTTAAGAAACAGTAAATATAAGATCAGATTTTTGAATAAACAACTGAAGAAATGAGTGAAGGTAAATATCATAATAATAAATTGTGATATTTTATGAAAGCAGTATACCTGAAATGATATCTCTAAAGTATTTCCATGTTAGAGAAAACagcatattattatatattgtaaTCTAGCATAAATACATAGTTTATGGTCCTATATGACTTTGTAGCACTAGGTGATGGAGATGcatcttaatttaaattcatgaCATTCGTATGTTTGTAAATATTAAACTTCCCAGGCTTTAAATTCATATATACTCAGTTGGTAATCTCCCATTGATAAATGAAGTGCATGTGTCTagctttaaacatttctttattagAAGTTTCTCAGGTATTAGTcataatttttctgttaaaaagaaagtaaaattaaagtaactgttcttccttttattaaatgttaaaattattctCCAGTTACTGCCTGTTgtgttttaattcttaaaaagtgGGAACATGACAAGAAAGTTAAAATACTGTGGCAATCTAAATAGTTTTGCACTTCTACATTTTCAGCATAGAAATACGTTTGATATAGCTCTTAGGGTTTTTTTCTGGTAATATTTTCAAGTTACTAATGTGTATTTACATCTTATGAATTGAAGTTCATGGAGAGATTGTTAACTGTGAAATGTTCAGTTACTTCTCACatactcgttctctctctctcacacacagttTTTATCATTTGGCTTTTAAAAGTGTTGATATCTTTAGTGTGTTGAACAGTCCTAGATTTTACTGGtgcttgaataaaaaaaaaaattctgtgcttTTTAGATATCTagcttataaaaatgtttaattggtGCTGTTAACACTGAGAGAAAAGGATCTAAGAGAGATCTGAGATTTTTCAcaactatatttttttatgtaataccatctgatttcattCTATAGTGGAACAAAAATTCATGGTATTGGCAGTGAGAGTTGATGTTGAGATGTGATAATAATAGGGCCTGATaaacttgtttaaaattttaattttagaatggaATGCTTACATGTATGTGCCTTTAAAATGTTTGCCTTTTGTGATTATTAAATAATAGGTTATTGAGTtgtgttgtgagattgagcaaATGTCAGGATCTGTGGATAGAActgtaaaaaatttttgaatttgaGTTCCTGAGCCATGAGTTGCTGTTCTAACTGTGATTGTTGTTTAAATAGTTTATCAGATTTATTTCTACCAGGCACAAACATACCATGATGGTAGTTTGTTAGTACATATTAATATAGCCTAGAAGTGCAGTAgctacatttatatttaattttttgtcctTGTATTGCtgttcatgaatatttttatattagattAGTTTCATACTCTGTTttgaatttcactttaaaaattatcaccAAGAACAATCTTGTATTTGATTATTTGGAATCTGTCAGTTGCTTAAAATGAAAGCTCACTTTTTCAAGTGGGGGAATTTTTAGCAACTATtgatatttctttgtttaaagtTGTATTCATGGACACCGTAATAACATGCAAATCTACTGTGGTGGTGTGTTGTGCATAAAACTCACACCGCCTTATGTGATCCTGTGCAAATGCTTTCCTTTTAGTATTCTTATAGCTCTAATAATATTTGTTGATACTCTTAGTTTGTGTTTGTTATCCTTATTTGGGGAGATGGATCTTGGAGGGAAGATTTCGTTAGTAAAAGCtgttatatattaatttgttttaaaaggacTTTGAAAAAAGCTCTTAATATTAAGATCATCTTTGATactatttaatataatttcactGCATTGTCTCTTTTGATAGCCGCTTTTAAGAGATCACTTTAATTTACTAGATAAGAATTCATTTTGACCTATTTTGATAGAGGCTTACCGTGTTTTCTCTAGAGGgctacagtttttttctttttaagtttaatttctcAGAGAATCCTCTAAGCACATCTtgttattatttgccttttctctcttttatacaTCCGTAATCCATAATTACTTCAAGCTACATATTTACTTGAATAAAGCAAAGACAGCTTTAACAATGacagattttaaaatcatatatctAGAAACCCTTTCATAGTTTCAAGGACGGTGAACTGGATGAACTTGTTTATCAGATATTAGTGCCTCCGGGGCTATGAAAAGGTAACAgacatttaaatgaatattacacACAAGATATCGACATACCTTCCTTGGTCAGGCCATTTATGTGGAGAGGATTATGCCCACTGAAAATACTTTTGGCACGCCATCACTTCAGCAAAAAAGATGCTATCGAACATGCGCACATCCCCCAATAGTCTGCCTCCTGCGATTGCTTTTCACAGTATCCAAAGTGTCCATCTGTCTGCTTGTCTTCGAGTTACCCTTCTTGTTCATATGGGTCCTAGTCATCtgagatttttcctttctttcactttctttcttgttctttaaaCAAAAGAGCTGTAGTTGTCCGCTCTATTGGAGCACTGTTGACTCTTGCCGACAGTTGATGCATTGAAGCTTTTTACATCTGCTGTTTTCCTGGCCGGACAATGCAGTGCTGTATTCTCTTCTCAGTATCCATATTTCTAGTAATAACACTGAGCTGCAATGTAAAGCAGCCAAAGCGAGAATGTAGTGCTTCGATTGTATTGGAATAGAATAGGATTTAACTCTCTTTTGCTGTTGCCTGGCAGCTGCAGGAAGGATTTTGAGCAGTTTTACTGGGGTTTTAGTCTATAATATGAAATCCACGGTTCCTCAGCTGCTGCACAGGCAGGCAGCAGTTTAAATGTGGGCTTGACAGATGCTCTCTCTGACAGAGCAGAATTTAACGTCACTGCTTGGCTGAATCCCACGTGATTGTTTGCATTCATTTTGACTAAAAACCTAAGGTAGGGCGAAGCTTAGAGATTTTGCTTCTGtgtgataaattatatatattcagtGTAAGTGTAGTGATGAGTGCATAATATGAAAATGGGATGATTATGAAatggttataattttattttttccttttcttttttttttttactttatgcttAAGCACAGGCTTTCTAAATGTTTCAGTGTTAGATGTTGGCTTTCATGTTTCTTACATGATTTTAGGGGACCTAAGCAATAACCTTTTATGTGTAACTTGGTGCAAT from Neomonachus schauinslandi chromosome 6, ASM220157v2, whole genome shotgun sequence includes:
- the B3GALT2 gene encoding beta-1,3-galactosyltransferase 2, whose amino-acid sequence is MLQWRRRHCCFAKMSWNAKRSLFRTHLIGVLSLVFLFAMFLFFNHHDWLPGRAGFKENPVTYTFRGFRSTKSETNHSSLRNIWKETVPQTLRPQTATNSNNTDLSPQGVTGLENTLSANGSIYNEKGIGHPNSYHFRYIINEPEKCQEKSPFLILLIAAEPGQAEARRAIRQTWGNESLAPGIQITRIFLLGVNIKLNGYLQRAILEESRQYHDIIQQEYLDTYYNLTIKTLMGMNWVATYCPHIPYVMKTDSDMFVNTEYLIHKLLKPDLPPRHNYFTGYLMRGYAPNRNKDSKWYMPPDLYPSERYPVFCSGTGYVFSGDLAEKIFKVSLSIRRLHLEDVYVGICLAKLRIDPVPPPNEFVFNHWRVSYSSCKYSHLITSHQFQPSELIKYWNHLQQNKHNACANAAKEKAGRYRHRKLH